Proteins encoded together in one Rubripirellula reticaptiva window:
- a CDS encoding BON domain-containing protein, with the protein MRRKYFGLAIAALATLGPMQAWGGDREIAEQIISRLKTNRDSGALKDFTLDMKVDDGVVLFRGSVSKAAQKDLVLDAADGIEGIAKIVDEVSVIAAQVAATETAEKASIVKPSTEVATAEEIELQQVPLELATEAQPASDFSFREALAAQARAIQPSSVMPGEIRPASAVEPLDDDAVVSSVVNALSQAKDAGQLKGFGVDVKSNNGVLQLTGRAASAEQRVEILRIAESVPGVSGIREAISVASTQPASLARLPQSGTPAQLASAPSYPQQQMAPQQAMTAPYRTQNGQPQQGQMRTVGMHGAPVMGQPVPMAPYSSGGGAPRYDSPNLPNYAWPGYAAHPNYAAVTYPQQYSPSAWPYIGPFYPYPQVPLGWRKVSLEWDDGWWFLDFTDR; encoded by the coding sequence ATGCGACGCAAGTATTTCGGATTGGCGATTGCCGCGCTCGCTACCCTCGGGCCAATGCAGGCCTGGGGTGGCGACCGCGAAATCGCGGAACAGATCATCTCGCGATTAAAGACGAATCGTGATTCAGGAGCTCTCAAGGACTTCACCCTCGACATGAAAGTCGACGATGGCGTGGTGTTGTTCCGAGGCAGCGTAAGCAAAGCGGCTCAGAAGGACTTGGTCCTTGACGCCGCCGACGGCATCGAAGGCATCGCAAAGATTGTTGACGAAGTCAGCGTGATCGCAGCTCAAGTTGCTGCGACTGAGACAGCCGAAAAGGCATCGATCGTGAAACCCTCGACCGAAGTTGCAACGGCCGAGGAAATCGAACTTCAACAAGTTCCTTTGGAACTAGCAACCGAAGCTCAACCCGCCAGCGACTTTTCGTTCCGAGAAGCTCTGGCTGCTCAAGCTCGGGCGATTCAACCAAGCTCAGTGATGCCCGGCGAAATTCGCCCTGCATCGGCGGTTGAACCACTCGATGATGATGCGGTTGTCAGCAGCGTGGTCAACGCGCTCAGTCAAGCGAAAGATGCCGGCCAATTGAAGGGCTTTGGCGTCGACGTGAAGAGCAACAACGGCGTTTTGCAACTGACCGGCCGTGCCGCCAGTGCCGAACAACGCGTTGAAATTCTTCGCATTGCTGAATCGGTGCCCGGTGTTTCAGGGATTCGCGAAGCGATCTCGGTTGCCTCGACACAACCTGCGAGTTTGGCCCGTCTGCCACAATCTGGAACACCAGCTCAATTGGCATCGGCTCCGAGCTATCCGCAGCAACAAATGGCACCCCAACAAGCGATGACGGCTCCTTACCGCACGCAAAATGGTCAGCCACAACAAGGCCAAATGCGAACCGTTGGCATGCACGGTGCACCAGTGATGGGACAGCCTGTCCCAATGGCACCGTACTCGTCCGGCGGCGGAGCACCACGGTACGATTCGCCCAACCTGCCTAACTATGCTTGGCCAGGCTACGCGGCTCACCCCAACTATGCGGCGGTCACGTACCCACAACAGTACAGCCCATCGGCATGGCCATACATCGGCCCGTTCTATCCTTATCCACAAGTCCCACTGGGATGGCGTAAGGTCAGCTTGGAATGGGACGACGGTTGGTGGTTCTTGGACTTCACAGACCGCTGA
- a CDS encoding dienelactone hydrolase family protein — protein MTIPPSAVSVILIGMILTAMTSPGPANAQSTGTAAKAWRADPAIVAKLSQKRSEFNYDESKVPKYSIPDPLVMQNGDPVTSADQWFDQRRPELLDSFRKLVYGQRPDTQYSLSFATVSEATILDGTAIGKTITATLQIDDHTFSFPFVLFTPTNAGNDLPAVILINNRSFPSVDEVNSKYDSFFPVKDLIDRGYAAAAFFTSDVDPDRADGFADGIRGFFAQGKPLADDAWRSLSAWGFAASRVLDYLERLPEIDSSRVAVVGHSRGGKTSLWAAAEDPRFAVAYSNHSGCGGAALSRRAFGETVDRITSAFPHWFSPNFAKYAGRENELPIDQHELFSLIAPRPVYVASADEDLWADPRGEYLSLVLSAPVYQLLGKRSIGDEVIADSDLTNSAYPPPLDHPVIVGQTGYHIGSGGHGLTHVDWKNFLDFFGRLPK, from the coding sequence ATGACCATACCTCCCTCTGCCGTTTCTGTGATCTTGATCGGGATGATTTTGACGGCGATGACTTCGCCAGGTCCAGCAAACGCTCAATCGACCGGCACGGCGGCAAAAGCATGGCGTGCCGATCCGGCGATCGTGGCCAAGCTTTCCCAAAAGCGATCGGAATTCAATTACGACGAATCGAAGGTGCCCAAGTATTCAATTCCCGATCCGCTGGTGATGCAAAATGGCGATCCAGTCACCTCTGCCGACCAATGGTTCGACCAGCGCCGACCTGAACTGCTCGATTCGTTCCGGAAACTCGTTTACGGCCAGCGCCCCGACACACAGTATTCGCTTTCTTTCGCGACAGTTTCCGAAGCAACCATCCTGGATGGCACCGCAATCGGGAAAACAATCACGGCCACGCTGCAAATCGATGACCACACGTTTTCGTTCCCCTTTGTGTTGTTCACTCCGACCAATGCCGGTAATGACCTGCCTGCGGTCATTCTCATCAACAACCGATCGTTTCCATCGGTTGATGAAGTGAACAGCAAGTACGATTCGTTTTTCCCGGTCAAAGACCTGATCGATCGTGGATACGCGGCGGCCGCGTTCTTTACATCCGATGTCGATCCCGATCGCGCGGACGGTTTTGCCGATGGCATTCGCGGATTCTTCGCTCAGGGTAAACCACTGGCCGACGACGCTTGGCGAAGTCTGTCGGCTTGGGGATTTGCTGCCAGTCGTGTGCTGGACTACCTCGAACGACTGCCGGAAATTGACTCGTCGCGAGTTGCTGTCGTCGGCCATTCTCGGGGCGGAAAAACTTCGCTGTGGGCGGCTGCCGAAGACCCTCGATTTGCGGTCGCGTACAGCAACCATTCCGGATGCGGCGGCGCTGCCCTATCGCGTCGAGCCTTTGGTGAAACCGTCGATCGAATCACGTCCGCATTTCCGCATTGGTTCAGTCCCAATTTTGCAAAGTATGCTGGCCGAGAAAACGAATTGCCGATCGATCAACACGAATTATTTTCGCTGATCGCTCCGCGTCCCGTCTATGTAGCCAGCGCTGACGAAGACTTGTGGGCTGACCCGCGAGGCGAATATTTATCGCTCGTGCTATCCGCACCGGTGTATCAATTGCTTGGCAAACGATCGATCGGCGATGAAGTCATCGCAGACTCTGATTTGACCAACTCCGCCTACCCGCCACCGCTGGATCACCCCGTCATCGTGGGCCAAACGGGCTATCACATCGGTTCCGGTGGCCACGGATTGACCCATGTGGATTGGAAGAACTTCCTAGATTTTTTCGGTAGGCTGCCGAAGTGA
- a CDS encoding 3-hydroxyacyl-CoA dehydrogenase family protein, whose translation MSLAGTILVGAGVVGRSILRAHIDARISVHLVDMNPSAIELAIDSLDLSDDWQVMPPAQISESLTTVPIRHGRDSEPRPTILIESIAERLDVKQKFFAEAAQVFADETVFCSNTSTLRITTIASSLQCASRFAGMHFFMPVEQRPAVEIVRGERTSEATIQACNQHVLRLGKEPLVVKDSPGFIVNRLLSPYLNQAMLLLCHGVAADRIERAAIAYGMPMSPLELIDTIGTRTTFDAGRVYWQSFPNRIAPAPMLGKMIKTGRLGKSVGAGFYDYTNGQRSQDLAPETIKLAESYFRPIAELTDLDLVELLSIPMRIEAAIAHDEGTVSLFESFDVAMRGGLGFSPHQAWSEFFNDLGSDTIQSSIERWRPTFKSMNHDLSARQLLEQRPS comes from the coding sequence GTGAGTTTGGCCGGAACCATTCTCGTAGGTGCCGGTGTCGTCGGACGATCGATCTTACGCGCCCACATCGACGCCCGGATATCGGTCCATCTGGTCGACATGAATCCATCTGCGATCGAGCTCGCGATCGATTCACTAGACCTAAGCGACGACTGGCAGGTCATGCCACCAGCTCAAATCAGCGAGTCGTTGACCACCGTTCCAATTCGACATGGTAGAGACAGCGAGCCGCGACCGACAATTTTAATCGAATCCATTGCCGAGCGATTGGACGTCAAACAAAAGTTCTTTGCCGAAGCGGCGCAAGTCTTTGCTGATGAAACGGTTTTCTGCAGCAACACATCAACGCTGCGGATCACGACGATCGCGTCGTCGCTTCAATGCGCTAGCCGATTTGCAGGGATGCACTTCTTCATGCCGGTCGAACAGCGACCGGCTGTTGAAATTGTTCGCGGCGAACGCACCAGCGAAGCAACCATCCAAGCCTGCAACCAACATGTCCTGCGTCTCGGAAAAGAACCGCTGGTGGTCAAAGACAGCCCCGGTTTTATCGTCAATCGGTTGTTATCACCGTATTTGAACCAAGCGATGCTGCTGCTGTGCCATGGTGTTGCCGCCGACCGGATCGAGCGTGCGGCGATCGCGTATGGAATGCCGATGTCGCCACTCGAATTGATTGACACCATCGGAACTCGCACAACGTTTGATGCTGGCCGCGTGTACTGGCAATCGTTTCCCAATCGGATCGCTCCAGCACCCATGCTAGGAAAAATGATCAAGACTGGACGACTAGGCAAGTCGGTCGGCGCAGGGTTCTACGATTACACGAACGGCCAACGTTCCCAGGATCTAGCGCCGGAGACCATAAAACTTGCCGAGAGTTATTTTCGGCCCATCGCGGAACTAACCGATCTTGATCTAGTCGAGCTCCTATCGATTCCGATGCGAATCGAAGCGGCAATTGCCCACGACGAGGGCACCGTTTCATTGTTTGAATCGTTCGACGTCGCGATGCGAGGTGGACTTGGATTCTCACCCCACCAAGCTTGGTCTGAATTCTTTAATGATCTTGGCAGCGACACGATTCAATCCTCGATCGAACGTTGGCGGCCAACTTTCAAGTCAATGAATCACGATTTATCAGCCCGGCAATTGCTGGAACAACGACCATCCTGA
- a CDS encoding MFS transporter: protein MNPVVRVQLSIMMFLEFFVWGAWYVTAPNFLQTIGFDAGDIGNTYSVGPIAGLLTPLLVGLIADRFFSAQKVLAILHLLGGGILFAAVSVMKGESPSPSVLNWGFFLGYMLTYYPTLALTNTIAMKNMSDPETEFPGIRVLGTIGWIAAGFALTFTGFETNAGMFYMAAGAAILLGVFSFFLPDTPPVKSDEKVSIRQLFGLDALVLLKDRSYAVFVISSILICIPLAFYYQIASRVVELVQLPIAFTMSFGQWFEIPFLLVVPFFFKRLGVKWMLAIGMLAWVLRYTLFAFGASDEIRWMIIGGIVLHGICYDFFFVTGQIYTDKKAPPAMRAQAQGLLVMLTLGLGMMIGAQVAGQVEGQHTTEQAKQFNEQVVEKTKAIESATQAGASPDSIAAMVAEKDELRHSELASIEWKELWMKPAFFALAVLVGFVLLFRDHGKDHGKPSGTTAAMLLFLGSLACTTNSSAADISATDWPAWRGANHDGIVTTATGVPTTWSDTENVRWKSPIKGRGHGSPMVLGDRVYVPTALADSQQQLVLCFDRNTGQQVWQAIVHEGGFASKSGRKANDKASMASSSVATDGTRLFINFLNDNAVWTSALSLDGELLWKSKVSDYEVHQGYGSSPVIYRSMVIASADNKGGGAVVAMNRENGSMLWKHDRPAKPNYASPSIVQIDGEDQLIMTGCDIVESLDPMTGKVLWKVDGATTECVSSTPTDGRLVFSSGGYPRNHLAAYDATDSGKLVWDQNLRIYVPSFVLRDGYLYAVLDEGIAVCIRAADGETVWKKRLGGTFSGSLVLVGDRIYGTNEDGETHVFEANSDGFKKVSVNKLGTSVFATPTFSGKQIFLRMAEYQNDQRQEYLVCIE from the coding sequence ATGAATCCTGTTGTCCGCGTCCAGCTTTCCATCATGATGTTTCTGGAGTTCTTTGTTTGGGGAGCCTGGTACGTCACCGCACCTAACTTTTTGCAAACGATCGGCTTTGATGCCGGTGATATCGGCAATACGTATTCGGTTGGTCCGATCGCTGGTTTGTTGACGCCGCTGTTGGTTGGATTGATTGCCGACCGCTTTTTCAGTGCTCAGAAAGTGCTAGCGATTTTGCACCTGCTTGGTGGCGGGATTTTGTTTGCTGCTGTCTCCGTGATGAAGGGTGAATCGCCATCGCCGTCCGTGCTGAACTGGGGATTTTTTCTTGGTTACATGCTGACTTATTATCCCACGTTGGCGCTGACCAACACGATCGCTATGAAGAACATGTCGGATCCGGAAACTGAATTTCCTGGCATACGAGTATTGGGAACGATCGGCTGGATCGCGGCCGGTTTTGCTTTGACTTTCACGGGTTTTGAAACCAACGCGGGAATGTTTTACATGGCCGCAGGCGCAGCGATCTTGCTAGGCGTGTTCAGTTTCTTTTTGCCTGATACGCCACCGGTCAAGTCCGACGAAAAGGTTAGCATTCGCCAACTCTTTGGACTTGATGCGTTGGTATTGCTCAAAGACCGCTCGTACGCCGTGTTCGTGATTTCATCGATTCTGATTTGCATCCCTTTGGCTTTCTATTACCAAATCGCCAGCCGCGTCGTCGAGTTGGTTCAGTTGCCGATTGCGTTCACGATGTCATTTGGCCAGTGGTTCGAAATCCCGTTCCTGTTGGTTGTACCGTTCTTCTTCAAACGCTTGGGCGTGAAGTGGATGCTGGCGATCGGCATGTTGGCTTGGGTGCTTCGTTACACTCTGTTCGCGTTTGGTGCATCGGACGAAATTCGCTGGATGATTATTGGCGGGATCGTTTTGCACGGCATCTGTTACGACTTCTTTTTCGTCACGGGCCAGATCTACACCGACAAAAAGGCTCCGCCGGCGATGCGTGCTCAAGCCCAGGGATTGTTGGTCATGTTGACGCTCGGTCTCGGCATGATGATCGGTGCTCAGGTTGCCGGGCAAGTCGAAGGCCAGCACACGACCGAACAAGCAAAGCAATTCAACGAACAAGTCGTCGAGAAGACCAAGGCGATCGAGTCGGCCACTCAGGCCGGTGCGAGTCCCGATTCAATTGCCGCAATGGTCGCCGAAAAGGACGAACTGCGGCACTCGGAATTGGCATCGATCGAATGGAAAGAGCTGTGGATGAAACCTGCCTTCTTCGCGCTTGCTGTGTTGGTTGGATTTGTGCTGTTGTTCCGTGATCATGGCAAAGATCATGGAAAACCGTCCGGCACGACTGCGGCGATGTTGTTGTTTCTGGGCTCCTTAGCCTGCACCACGAATTCCTCGGCAGCCGACATTTCTGCGACTGACTGGCCCGCTTGGCGCGGTGCGAATCACGACGGCATCGTGACGACGGCGACCGGTGTGCCGACGACTTGGTCCGATACCGAAAACGTGCGATGGAAGTCACCGATCAAAGGACGCGGTCACGGATCGCCAATGGTGTTGGGCGATCGAGTTTATGTGCCGACCGCGCTAGCGGATTCTCAGCAACAGCTTGTGCTTTGCTTTGACCGAAATACGGGCCAGCAGGTTTGGCAAGCGATCGTTCACGAAGGCGGTTTTGCCAGTAAGAGTGGCCGCAAAGCAAACGACAAAGCCTCGATGGCTTCTTCATCGGTCGCGACCGATGGCACGCGTCTGTTTATCAATTTCTTGAATGACAACGCTGTTTGGACGTCCGCGTTATCGCTGGATGGAGAACTGCTTTGGAAGTCAAAGGTATCCGACTACGAAGTCCATCAAGGTTACGGTAGCTCGCCGGTGATCTATCGATCGATGGTGATCGCATCGGCTGACAACAAAGGCGGCGGTGCGGTCGTGGCGATGAACCGCGAAAACGGAAGTATGCTTTGGAAACATGATCGTCCTGCCAAACCCAACTACGCATCGCCATCGATTGTCCAAATCGATGGTGAAGACCAATTGATCATGACGGGCTGTGACATTGTCGAAAGCTTGGATCCGATGACCGGAAAAGTTCTCTGGAAGGTCGATGGCGCAACCACCGAGTGCGTTTCATCGACACCGACCGACGGTCGATTGGTGTTCAGCAGCGGTGGCTATCCCCGAAATCATTTGGCCGCCTATGACGCGACCGATTCGGGGAAACTGGTTTGGGACCAAAATTTGCGAATCTATGTTCCTTCGTTTGTGCTGCGCGACGGTTATTTGTATGCCGTGCTCGACGAAGGAATCGCGGTCTGCATTCGGGCAGCCGACGGTGAGACGGTGTGGAAGAAGCGACTCGGCGGCACGTTCAGCGGTTCGTTGGTTCTCGTCGGCGACCGAATCTACGGTACCAATGAAGACGGCGAGACGCATGTTTTCGAAGCCAACTCCGACGGATTCAAAAAGGTCAGCGTCAATAAACTAGGCACCAGCGTCTTTGCAACGCCAACGTTTAGCGGCAAGCAGATCTTCCTTCGAATGGCCGAGTATCAAAACGATCAGCGCCAGGAATATCTTGTCTGCATCGAGTAA
- a CDS encoding class I SAM-dependent methyltransferase, translating to MPVASKPVGSKSADLKPTDSKPIEEARNDYLGRTLAKPMSHLGASWLIRPERDEEESTSESFIQLKLAPGMTVCDLGCGNGYWTLPMARAVGKDGKVLAVDIQREMLHKLRERSGRLKLPQIKPVLGEIDDPKLPTGEVDLLLMVDVYHEFSHPESMLWGIRRSLAPEGVVALLEYREEDPAVPIKPLHKMSKSQIIKEYEANGLKLVREYNDLPWQHLMFFARDDSPLEQIEPVAFK from the coding sequence GTGCCGGTTGCATCGAAGCCTGTTGGTTCAAAGTCAGCCGATTTGAAACCAACTGATTCGAAACCAATCGAAGAAGCTCGCAATGACTATCTAGGCCGGACGCTGGCCAAACCGATGTCGCACCTGGGCGCGTCCTGGTTGATTCGCCCCGAGCGTGATGAAGAAGAGAGCACGTCGGAATCGTTTATTCAATTGAAACTTGCGCCCGGCATGACTGTCTGCGACTTGGGTTGCGGTAACGGCTACTGGACTCTGCCGATGGCTCGCGCGGTTGGCAAAGATGGCAAAGTGCTTGCCGTCGACATCCAACGCGAAATGTTGCACAAGCTTCGTGAACGATCCGGTCGTTTGAAGTTGCCGCAAATCAAACCGGTCCTTGGCGAGATCGATGATCCCAAGTTGCCAACCGGTGAAGTGGACTTGTTGTTGATGGTCGATGTCTATCACGAGTTTTCGCATCCGGAATCCATGCTGTGGGGCATCCGCCGATCACTTGCGCCGGAAGGCGTGGTGGCGCTGCTTGAGTACCGAGAGGAAGATCCCGCCGTGCCGATCAAGCCGCTGCACAAGATGTCAAAGTCGCAAATCATCAAAGAATACGAAGCAAACGGGCTGAAGCTTGTACGCGAGTACAACGATCTTCCCTGGCAACATCTGATGTTCTTCGCACGTGACGATAGTCCGCTCGAACAGATCGAGCCCGTGGCCTTCAAGTGA
- a CDS encoding Minf_1886 family protein, which translates to MKSPLQAMRDLLAEDTRYKIEAYQFIRESLQFAHENMPEATDVLHGEFGDDDLETDEQVAARHVTGQQLCESCRQYALQQYGYLAKMVLANWGIHRTGDFGDLVYNLIRIEQMRKSETDRREDFDDVYSFEDAFEPEFEFIPKDED; encoded by the coding sequence ATGAAGTCTCCGTTGCAAGCAATGCGAGATCTGTTGGCCGAGGACACGCGTTACAAGATCGAAGCGTATCAATTTATCCGTGAATCGCTGCAGTTCGCTCACGAAAATATGCCCGAAGCGACGGATGTCTTGCACGGCGAATTCGGGGATGATGATCTAGAAACCGATGAACAAGTTGCCGCCCGGCACGTCACTGGACAGCAACTGTGCGAATCGTGCCGGCAATATGCGCTGCAGCAGTACGGGTACTTGGCCAAAATGGTCCTTGCCAATTGGGGCATCCATCGCACCGGTGACTTCGGTGATTTGGTTTACAATCTGATTCGTATCGAGCAGATGCGAAAAAGTGAAACTGACCGCCGCGAGGATTTCGATGATGTCTATAGCTTTGAAGATGCGTTCGAACCCGAGTTTGAATTCATTCCCAAAGACGAAGATTAG
- a CDS encoding PSP1 domain-containing protein: MSEPLNEPGEADAGKSTSSQTATAIASGPPEYVVRCGSMRTLGVMTSKQSYRYGDEVIVRTDRGTEIGTVLCEATPTALDSMNEPTMGRIVRAMSDDDRSQWRHLESKTSDDLDAANRCVESLRLKMELVDVERILGGERLVIYFLADERVDFRELVRKLAKEFQTRIEMRQIGVRDEAKLLADYGDCGQPICCATFLSKMPPVSMKMAKLQKATLDPSKISGRCGRLKCCLRYEYDTYEALAKELPPPGSVVLTREGSVTVIAQDILSGQLTVKTDDHRRVLIQSDDVISIVSRGEELGKPRRSRTRKPRDPDSGTK; encoded by the coding sequence ATGAGTGAGCCGCTAAATGAGCCAGGCGAGGCTGACGCTGGCAAATCGACTTCATCACAAACCGCAACGGCGATCGCATCGGGGCCACCCGAGTACGTGGTCCGCTGCGGGTCGATGCGGACGCTTGGCGTGATGACGTCCAAGCAAAGCTATCGGTACGGTGACGAAGTGATTGTCCGCACTGATCGGGGGACGGAGATCGGAACGGTTCTGTGTGAAGCAACGCCGACAGCGCTCGATTCGATGAACGAGCCAACGATGGGCCGCATCGTCCGGGCGATGTCCGACGACGACCGATCCCAGTGGCGACATCTTGAATCGAAAACAAGTGACGACTTGGATGCCGCCAACCGCTGCGTTGAATCGCTTCGTTTGAAGATGGAATTGGTCGACGTTGAACGCATTCTTGGCGGCGAACGTTTGGTGATTTACTTCTTGGCCGACGAACGCGTTGACTTTCGCGAACTCGTTCGCAAACTTGCCAAAGAGTTTCAAACACGAATCGAGATGCGCCAAATCGGTGTTCGCGACGAAGCAAAGTTGTTGGCCGATTACGGCGATTGCGGCCAACCGATCTGCTGTGCAACGTTTCTCAGCAAGATGCCGCCAGTGTCGATGAAGATGGCCAAGTTGCAAAAGGCGACGCTGGATCCATCGAAGATCTCGGGTCGTTGCGGCCGGCTGAAGTGCTGCTTGCGTTACGAATACGACACGTACGAGGCACTGGCCAAGGAACTGCCGCCACCCGGCAGCGTCGTGTTGACTCGAGAAGGCAGCGTGACGGTCATTGCTCAGGATATTTTGTCGGGGCAGTTGACCGTCAAAACAGACGACCATCGCCGAGTCTTGATCCAGTCGGACGACGTCATCAGCATCGTCAGCCGTGGTGAAGAACTGGGAAAACCCCGGCGCAGCCGAACCCGCAAGCCTCGGGATCCTGATTCGGGAACCAAGTAG
- a CDS encoding WD40 repeat domain-containing protein, translated as MKSSVVVVAILAALFWAPENQAYCEDAVSDVDGAWVTSMARVGDSDKFVASTASGLLLRPADVVSFEASDPAVLMTLYSHPAAVWRVVATGDGQTVASVDYRGNLMTFNTEGGEAKTFEKAFERWCQALVLMPDQKSVIAGNEGGKVFLWNLADAKVAKSVELDGHAVTGLAVSPDGAMAAACDGGGHVHLLKLPELEAVGKIEFGTEPAWCVAMIDDGKKLVVGSGDRNLYQCEAVADAKSEVIAKGTDWITQIAVSPAGQIAASEVGGRLHFPASDSMDAPSGVWSLAWNGDGQLLVGTRKSGVVAAGRSWSWSKPKPKPAAAPETTKPAGSQEGKVDDETPPQDGSTDE; from the coding sequence ATGAAATCATCAGTCGTCGTTGTGGCCATTTTGGCAGCCTTGTTTTGGGCCCCCGAAAATCAGGCTTACTGCGAAGATGCCGTATCCGACGTCGATGGCGCCTGGGTGACATCGATGGCTAGGGTTGGTGATAGCGACAAGTTTGTCGCGTCGACGGCCAGCGGACTTCTGCTGCGCCCGGCTGATGTGGTTTCATTCGAAGCATCGGATCCGGCCGTTCTAATGACGCTTTATTCTCATCCCGCTGCAGTTTGGCGAGTCGTTGCGACCGGCGATGGACAAACTGTCGCTAGCGTTGATTATCGCGGCAATTTGATGACGTTTAATACCGAAGGCGGCGAAGCGAAGACATTTGAAAAAGCGTTCGAGCGATGGTGCCAAGCATTGGTGTTGATGCCGGACCAAAAATCAGTGATCGCTGGTAACGAAGGCGGCAAAGTCTTCCTATGGAATTTGGCCGATGCGAAGGTCGCAAAGTCAGTTGAACTTGATGGTCATGCCGTCACCGGATTGGCGGTGTCGCCGGACGGTGCGATGGCTGCGGCGTGCGATGGCGGCGGTCATGTGCATTTGCTGAAATTGCCAGAACTGGAAGCGGTTGGAAAGATCGAGTTTGGAACCGAACCGGCTTGGTGCGTTGCGATGATCGACGACGGCAAAAAGTTGGTCGTCGGAAGCGGCGATCGCAATCTGTACCAGTGCGAAGCTGTGGCCGACGCGAAGTCCGAAGTGATCGCCAAGGGGACTGACTGGATCACGCAAATTGCTGTTTCACCGGCCGGGCAAATCGCGGCATCCGAAGTCGGTGGTCGACTGCACTTTCCGGCCAGCGATTCGATGGACGCGCCCAGCGGCGTTTGGTCGTTGGCTTGGAATGGTGACGGTCAGTTGCTCGTCGGGACTCGCAAGAGTGGCGTGGTCGCGGCCGGCCGGTCCTGGAGCTGGTCAAAACCAAAGCCGAAACCAGCCGCTGCACCCGAGACGACTAAGCCGGCCGGGTCGCAAGAAGGCAAGGTAGACGACGAAACGCCTCCACAAGACGGTTCCACTGATGAGTGA
- a CDS encoding prenyltransferase/squalene oxidase repeat-containing protein: MRSHSLSLNYLILSSTKLSAMLLTGILICSVDTSAAPAQEALATTPAKSTSSEIETAASRGIEFLKARGQADDGSFSGETGAAVTSLCVRAILEHRPAAINDPAVKKAISYIESKFQGDGGIYATGSRWKNYETSVAVMALMKANQDGKYDSMLKKAELFLKDIQWDEGEGIKPSDTAYGGAGYGSHSRPDLSNTSFLVEALHELGNEADDEAIQKALKFVIRAQNLAGHGNDTEHADDVGDGGFYYTPAAGGESQAGKDDGGGLRSYASMTYAGLKSMIYAGLSKDDPRVVAAMDFIGKNYSLESNPGMGAAGLFYYYHTFGKALQAASITTIDDASGTPHVWRDELVRTLVSEQQADGSWVNGENDRWMEGDRNLVTAYALLALAYAGE; the protein is encoded by the coding sequence ATGCGATCGCATTCTCTTTCCCTGAACTATTTGATTTTGTCATCCACAAAGTTGTCAGCCATGTTGTTGACGGGCATTTTGATCTGCTCGGTGGACACCTCCGCAGCGCCTGCGCAGGAAGCTTTAGCGACAACACCTGCAAAATCAACGAGCTCGGAAATCGAAACCGCAGCCAGTCGTGGAATCGAGTTTCTCAAGGCGCGTGGTCAGGCTGACGACGGATCGTTTAGCGGCGAGACCGGCGCGGCGGTAACGTCGCTTTGTGTGCGCGCGATTCTGGAGCACCGTCCAGCCGCGATTAACGATCCGGCTGTCAAAAAAGCGATCTCGTACATCGAGAGTAAGTTCCAAGGCGACGGCGGCATTTATGCAACCGGTTCGCGGTGGAAAAACTATGAAACGTCGGTCGCCGTGATGGCGCTAATGAAGGCGAACCAGGACGGCAAGTACGACAGCATGCTGAAGAAAGCCGAACTGTTTCTAAAGGACATCCAGTGGGACGAAGGCGAAGGCATCAAACCGTCGGATACCGCGTACGGCGGCGCGGGTTACGGCAGCCATTCGCGTCCGGACTTGTCCAACACATCGTTCTTGGTCGAGGCGCTGCATGAATTGGGCAACGAAGCCGATGACGAAGCGATCCAGAAGGCATTGAAGTTTGTCATTCGAGCTCAAAACTTGGCCGGCCACGGTAACGACACCGAACATGCGGACGACGTTGGCGATGGTGGCTTTTATTACACTCCTGCCGCAGGTGGCGAAAGCCAAGCCGGCAAAGACGACGGCGGTGGGCTGCGAAGCTACGCCTCGATGACCTATGCGGGACTGAAAAGCATGATCTATGCGGGGTTGTCCAAGGATGATCCACGAGTGGTTGCGGCCATGGATTTTATTGGCAAGAACTATTCGCTTGAATCAAACCCAGGCATGGGGGCCGCCGGTCTGTTCTATTATTACCACACGTTCGGCAAGGCCCTGCAAGCGGCGAGCATCACCACGATCGATGACGCATCGGGCACGCCGCACGTATGGCGAGACGAGTTGGTTCGTACCTTGGTGTCCGAGCAACAAGCCGACGGTTCGTGGGTCAATGGGGAAAATGATCGCTGGATGGAAGGCGATCGAAACTTGGTGACGGCGTACGCACTGTTAGCACTCGCTTATGCCGGTGAGTAA